A section of the Campylobacter porcelli genome encodes:
- a CDS encoding endonuclease/exonuclease/phosphatase family protein → MRVLIAFMLLFGVLFSSELKIATYNVENLFDDKISGSEYADFKSNRWNSAKYHQKLQKIARVLKELDADIIALNEIENQNVIEKLADLSGYKYYKFATTKGAPVGLGLLSRYRISDSMVYIVPNVKTRPILMSRVEFDGYSVEFFVAHFPAAKNPLKSRIAAADTMKKAVKNSKNGVILGDLNSNYGYKFLLNDLDEWTNLWEFVPASQRSSYKNGKSAIDHIILSSDLMGGNLRYKDGSFGVFKANFMDKSYSDHYPIYATLSTKSLFEDLPKVSINQIKSTKQRAKITGVIVYKDKNGYIICDESRRGIYIYEKNPSLSVGAKVEAVVNKIENYKGNIEVTSLSYISVDTEFKADESKYLMDKKDISIATSGDVIGDITLDISGGFAKISKDKFKIYSPNRKISDGKIAVKRAVVWNYKGQKELIIE, encoded by the coding sequence ATGCGAGTTTTGATTGCTTTTATGCTGCTTTTTGGAGTGCTGTTTTCATCGGAGTTAAAGATCGCTACATATAATGTTGAAAATCTTTTTGATGATAAGATTAGCGGTAGCGAGTATGCTGATTTTAAATCAAATAGATGGAATAGTGCGAAGTATCATCAAAAATTGCAAAAAATCGCTAGAGTTTTAAAGGAATTAGATGCTGATATTATCGCTTTAAATGAGATTGAAAATCAAAATGTAATTGAAAAATTGGCCGATTTAAGCGGATATAAATATTATAAATTTGCTACCACAAAGGGTGCCCCAGTAGGGCTTGGACTGCTTAGTAGATATAGGATTAGTGATAGTATGGTTTATATAGTGCCAAATGTCAAAACTAGGCCGATATTGATGAGTAGGGTTGAATTTGATGGTTATAGTGTTGAGTTTTTTGTAGCTCATTTTCCAGCGGCTAAAAATCCACTTAAAAGCAGAATTGCCGCAGCCGATACTATGAAAAAGGCTGTAAAAAATAGTAAAAATGGGGTGATTTTAGGCGATTTAAATAGCAATTATGGATATAAATTTCTGCTTAATGATCTTGATGAATGGACGAATTTATGGGAGTTTGTCCCTGCTAGTCAAAGAAGTAGCTATAAAAATGGCAAGAGTGCGATTGATCATATAATATTAAGTAGTGATTTAATGGGTGGAAATTTGCGTTATAAAGATGGAAGTTTTGGCGTTTTTAAGGCAAATTTTATGGATAAAAGCTACTCTGATCACTACCCTATATATGCAACTCTAAGCACAAAATCACTCTTTGAAGATCTGCCTAAGGTATCGATTAATCAGATTAAATCTACCAAACAAAGGGCTAAAATCACTGGGGTAATTGTGTATAAGGATAAAAATGGCTATATAATCTGCGATGAGAGTAGGCGTGGAATTTATATCTATGAGAAAAATCCATCGCTTAGCGTTGGGGCTAAGGTTGAAGCGGTGGTAAATAAAATTGAGAATTATAAAGGAAATATCGAAGTTACTAGCCTATCTTATATAAGTGTAGATACTGAATTTAAAGCAGATGAGAGCAAGTATTTAATGGATAAAAAAGATATTAGTATAGCTACAAGTGGCGATGTGATAGGTGATATTACTTTAGATATTAGTGGTGGATTTGCTAAAATATCTAAAGATAAATTTAAAATTTACTCCCCAAATCGTAAAATAAGCGATGGGAAAATAGCGGTTAAAAGGGCTGTTGTTTGGAATTATAAGGGGCAAAAGGAGCTGATAATTGAGTGA